The Lolium rigidum isolate FL_2022 chromosome 1, APGP_CSIRO_Lrig_0.1, whole genome shotgun sequence region ttttttgaaatttgaaaatcgttcaaaatttaaaatttgtgcGTAAAATCAGAAAGCgttcgaatttcaaaaaaattgttcaaaacttgaattcattcaaaattcaaaaaaattaaaattttgaagttgttgAAATTTTGGAAttgtttaaattttgaaattcatTCAACTTTCAAATATGAACATTTCAAActcgaacattttttaatttgtaaTTTCAAAATTTCTTTTTAAACATAAAAATTAAACTAGAAAACAGAGAAACTAAACATGGAAAAAAGGAAAAGGGAAAAGGAAacagaaaggaaaaggaaaaggagaaagaaacaggaaaaaaaaaagcTTAACTGGGTCGGCCCACgtcgcgcgcgggggtgtgcggcgcggtgTAGGTGCCGACCTGGTCAGCATATAGGAATCGCGGTTTCTCTCGGGCTTACACTTCTGAATACCGGGCTGCCAACCAAGCAGTAATTGTACAGCACATGCCCATACTATGACCATTAACAGAGAAAGGGTGGAGTTTAGCTCACAGTATTGTAGAGGAGGAATACAAAGTAGTCGACGCGCCGGGGTTGCATCGGCGACACCATCCAATGGGGAGCATCAGCGGCTTGCAGCATCACACCGACGAACCTAGGGTTCGGCCGAGCGCGCGTGGAGGTGCTTGGGGGCGTGGTGGCGGCACGTATATGGTGGAGCCCCGGTCAGACAGCAGCGGCACCAAAGGAGGCCATCAATAGcccggagaaggcggcggagccacGCCAGGGACCGTTGGGCGTGAGCAGGAGCAGGGCGGCGCGCCCGTACGGCGGCATCGAGGAGGCGGGGTGAGGGTGAAGTCTCACCGGACAGCAGCAGCGACCAGCGACGGTGCGGGAGTTGGCCGGCGACGGCCAAACCGACCAGCGACCGCTAGGGTTTCTAGGTTTTGGGGCGGACGAGGAAGAGCTGGAAAATCAAATCGAGCAGGACAGAGAAGTCGAGGACGTCGAGGGGAgctaggagggaggagggaggggatGCCGCGGCGGTGttcaccgtcgtcgtcgtccgcgaGCATGGATGGGAGGAGGGCACGGCTCGAGGGAGGATGGGGAGAGTGTACGGACATATCGAGGGAGCAGAGATATACGGACAGGCCTTGggtctatttctgtggcgcagcttggTGAGCTACAAAATTCCTTATTTTTGTGGTGCACCAAGCAAGGTGCGtcacagaatgtcttatttctgtggagaATTAGTGAAACCAATTATTGAGCGTGGCGTCCTCCTTATTTCTGTAGCGTATGTGACCGTCGTGCGCCGCAAAAGCATGCTATTTCAGTGGCGCATTtggtctggtgcgccacaaaaatatagTTTGGATCTGGAGAAAACTGAACTGAATCAAAGGAAGAATTAAAGGAATCGGGGCAGCTTGAGATAAACAGGGAAAGATAAACGGCATACGCCAGTCGCTGACGAGTTAAGTTACACGAGTGTTTTTCATGTGAGTCAAATGCTACTTACTCCGTCCATAAAACTATGTAGAAGATTTTCTAAAATTGGATATATCTATATACTAAAGAGTATTTAGATACATTGAAATTAAATAAACTTACAACATTCTTTTGTAGACAGAGGTGGTACTTAACTAAATATTGTAAGTTTCAAACCCTGCAGTTAAAAAACATGCAATTTTAAttgggtgtgactatttcttaatcgattgagaactaacttcgttgTATTGTTATCAAATCTCAGTTTCAACTAATGTTACAACTGTTACAACTGATGACTAGCACGAATCACCAAGCAATTGTAACGGTCTGGATAATTTTTCTTAGTTTCATCCCCACTTACAcgtaaaaaatctcagttgcaactccaccTGTAACTGAAAAAAATATAATTACAACTCATATacacgaatcacgatgcaatcaAACGGTGTAGAAATTGACTAAGCACCGATTTAGTTCTCAGTAGCAAATCCCATTTCAATTCTGCAGTTTTTATATTCACGTGTTCAAAATCCTTGCAAATCAGATCTGAAAATAGGGTATTCAAGAGCCGCAGAATCTTTTTTTGCAGAGAAGCTATTACCGATTCGCTGGCGTGCCAAACATCGTTCATGCATGTGTCCTGTGAATCAGAGCCGGCTGTGCTGACCCAGGCCGAGATGCTCCGCTGAGAGAGGCTTGAAGATGCGGTGCTTGTCGGAGTCGAATGCGGCGGCGAGCCTCGGCCACACAGACATGCCGATAAGCCAGCCGTTGCCTCCCGGGAGCGCGATGATTCGCATCAGGCCGCAGCATGGCCTCCCGCTGTTCACCGACGTCGGCATCACCAGGGCGGCGTGCCCGAAGCCGAAGTCGGTGTCGAAGTTGAATGACGTGAACGCCGACACGGCCAGTACCGGGCTGCCAAACCCGACGGTGGCCCTCTCGACGTACTTGGCAGCCTTGTGCTCCTCCACCCAGTCCGTCAGCTCTTGAAAGTGCTCGCCCGTAGCCGTCGACTTGATCGACTCACGCACCATTGACGCGACGTCCGGAAGCGGCCGGCGCTGGATCGCATCCACACTTGCCTCCGCCACCGCGAACGTCGTGACGTTGCCGACGTAGTTGCGCATCGCGGCTGCCTCGTACCCCGCCGCCGTGAGACGCCGTCGCCCGTCCACCCACCAGCCCATGCGGCATCTCTCGTCGGACTCGCCCACAACGGCGGCAAAGATCTTCCACAAGTACGCAGACACCGCCTCGAGGCGTGTCGCgccgcgctcgcctgcggccgcaTCTTCCCGGCTCGCCTGCGCCTGCAGCGTAGCGACGTCCTGCAGGTCGACGTAGTACGTGCGACGGACGAAGGAGCACTCATTCGTGAGAGCGTTGACGAGATGCTCGCTCTCCGACGGCATGAACAGCTCCCCGACCGAAGAGCCGTACGACGGCGTAGCGCGCGGACGGAACACGGAGCGGTCGTGGTTCGGGGTCTCGGTGGCGGGAATCGTCCCAGAGCGCACGAGCTGGGACCACGCGTTGGCCACCAGGCACCCCGAATACCCGTCCACGAGCACGTGGTTGCTCCCCCACGCCACGGCGAACCCGCCGCAGGCGAACGACACCAGCTGCACCGACAGCGCGATGTCGGCGCCGTACTGGACGGGGACGCCGGTCCGTGCCAGCGACGCTCCGAGATCACCGTAGTCCAGGCTCGCCAGAGCCACGCCGAcctcgccgacgacgagctcGGCGCCCTGGTTGTTGCAGTGCACCTCCGGGCGCCCTGAGCGTGGGTTGGCGACGATGCGACCGGTCAGGAGGAGGAAGTGGTCGAGCAGGGAAGGCAGCTTGGCCTCGAAGGTTGTGACCACATCGCCGAAGCCGCCGGCGGAGGGCTTTCGGTAGGCGCAGAAGAGCGATCCCGGGACACTCCGAGGTAGCAGATCGAGGTTGGAGACGGCGAGGACGCGTGGTGCGACTGTGACAGAGGAGCCGGACGCCTTAACGATGCGCCGGCTTAAGACTCGGACACGGTGGTCGTCGTTGGCCATCTCTGGTTTCGTATGATGGTTTACTCTGCATGAGCTTGTAACTATCTCTGGGTACTACCACCTATATATACAAAAGATTCCTCTGCCTTAATGTTGCAAAGTTTTCCACCACGTTTCCAATCGCATAGTCAACCAACGAAAGTTGCATCACATAATCACATCTCCAGATGCGGGTGGGCTGGACCAGGCTGGGCATTTTGTTTCACTAATTTGGGCTTTGAGAAAGGGccgtgctgagcgtcccccgggggatcaaatccccgatcccccgggtcgGGAGCCCTCCGATAGAAACGGGCTAACCGTCAGATCCGGGTCAACGGGCTCAGgcgcaaaaaagaaaagaaaaaaatgctgatcgtcttcctcctccctcctccctcctcccgacCCCTAAGGAACAGAGGTGATCTGGGCAGCGCCCACGACTCCCGCTTGAAGCAACGCCGGCGACGTCGAGGCTCCCGGTAGCATCGCCGCCCCTGCTCGCCTCCACTCACGCAGAGAAAATGTCATCGACGTTCGCAGCAGCATCGTCCCCAGTCGTAGCATGGTTGTCGCCGGTTCGCACCACTGAGTGACGGCGAGCAGCGGCACCGGCAAGTGGTTGTAGCAGAGCCGCCGGCGGGTTGTAGCAGAGCTGCCGACAGGTTGTAGCTACGCTGGCGAGTGGTTGTAGCAGGGACATCGACGGGTTGTAGCAGAGTCGGCGGCGGGTTGTAGCAGAGCTGGCATCAGGTTGTAGCAGAGCCGTCGGGCGGTtgtagcaccggcggcggcttgtAGCAGAGGTGCCAGCAGGTTGTAGCAGAGCCGTCGGACGGTTGtagcgccggcggcggcttgTAGCAGAGGTGCCGGCAGGTTGTAGCAGAGCCGTCAGACGGTtgtagcaccggcggcggcttgtAGCAGAGCTGCCGGCAGATTGTAGCAGAGCCGGCGTTGGGATCTAGCAGAGACACCGGCGGGTTGTAGCAGAATCGCCGGCCGATTGTAGCAACATCCAACGGGCTGCGCCACCAGTAGCAGCGGGGGTGCCTCGACGGATGTGTAGCACAGCGGGCCTCCGGTATGGGCTTGCCGGCGTCGATCTAGACCTCAAGGAGGCGGATCTCGTCGTCGTCCTTGCTACGACCCTGCTTGGCCACGAGGCGGCGGACGGAGCTGCGGCCGGCGCATGGCTCCATCTGGGAGCGGCGGAAATCTCGCGCGTGGAGGAGGGCGTCGAGCAGCGGGGTGGTTCAGTagcagcgcggcggccggcgctaCGCGAGCAGAGAGGAGGTGTGAGAGGGGAGGCGCGTCGAAGGGGACGAGAACTGGGAGCAGTTTTTGTCCACACAGAAGCCGCGGACAAGCGCTGGGCAGAACAATAAGGTGGGCCCCTCTTGTTGTCTCTCCACGTACGTGGACACACGGCAGGCAAAGAAAGCGGAGGATCAAAACGCTGTTCCTCCGGGGGAACGTCAGCGTTCCCTTTGAGAAATTGCCACAGAAATTACATTCTTTTCTTGAGAGCAGTAACTCCCGAACGGGTACAAGGAGAGAGAAGAACAGTAAGGTCATCTCTAGGCAGGTGCGGTTTCCATCGGGGATGCCGCCCCATCTCCGATGATGttcgggccttggaggtgtggcggattcCGGTCCCCTGCCGGCTGAAGGGTTTCCATTTCTTGTTTTAGGTTTTTTCCGTATGGTGAGGCGGTGGTTGTTGGGTAATATGGTAGAACACAAAATTTCAAACTATCGTATGAAACACAAGATGTCTATGAAGATGCAAATAGATTTGATCTTTATCTTTACCAACAAACGTCGTTGAGACAAGATGTTAGTGGAGACCGTTTATGCAGATTCCCGTAGCTAGGATTATACCTCCTCGCCGCAAAAATTATCCCTCCCGTTCGAGGATCGAGAAAACCCACGATCCTCCTTTCGGCATCGACAAGTATGGAGCCACTGATCAAGCACAACTTCACCATCCAAAAAGAGGATCTATGAGTAGTCTTGCGGTGGAGAGGGGGGGTGCAACCCTTTATGAACACGAGGTATGTTTGGAGTGTTGCCCCTCCTCTGGCAAGGGGGAGCCCGACTGTGTGGACTAGACTAGACTAGATTGGTCATGAATTTGCTAAAAAGTGATAGTttatgctaagagcatctccagtcgcgtcccctaaaccgtcccccaaacagcGTTGGATCGGACGTTTGGGAgaggtgtttcgttcgtgccgtgtttggaggacgctgctccccagccgcgtcctccaaacacatcccaaaaactaaaaaaaaataattttaatagatagaagaaaactttgtactaatattcaaatcggtgcaacataaacaaattacatataaaaatttcaaaaaaacataattaaattacatataattttttttaaactactacttcttcttatttgatggccccgcctcgttgtcctcatcacggtggcgcttcctgctcttcaactcttccgaagaggcggtgtcggtcgacgcgtcggaggaacttgtgtcctcctcatcgtcgatagtgctcgtcggctgcgccttggccttcgctttcgcgtcctcctccgccttcgccccgaccgccgcccccgtcgcctcctcagacccttccttccccgcctcctcctccacggcctgccATTCCTATGCGCTGTCTAGTGGCGGTGGGGAATCATCGCCACTGCTGGGCGTCcggactctgtcccaccaatggcgccatcctggaGACTTGCCCCCGTTGTCGGTGTCTGATGGAAGCCTAGAGAGGTCGCTCATCGTGAGAACCTTGGATGAACGgctgcgcagaagtcgaagagagcggctgTTGCTCTTCCtaggagttcgcgctccattccgccggttggcgcgtcggtcgacgcagttgccaatgcgacggttgatgacccacaagtatagggggtgtatcgtagtacttccgataaataagagtgtcgaacccaacgaggagcagaaggtgttgacaagaagtttcgatgaaggattcactgtaaatgctcacggacaagtattcgaggggttttaatatagcagatgaataaagtacaagtaagtaaaatgcgagagtaataattgcagcgagtggcccaatcctttttagcacaaaggacaagccggtttgtttacttataatgaccaaacattcttgaggacacacgggaatttagtctagtgctttcgcttcatatagttgattaatcttcattgttttgataagtgttgtgtgggtgaacctatgctaatgtaccgcccttcctaggactaatacatacttgtgattataccccttgcaagcatccgcaactacaagaaagtaattaagataaatctaactacagccttaaactctgagattttgttatccctcctgcatcgatataccaacgggggttcaggttcctgtcactccggcaaccccacaattagcaaacgaatacaagatgtattcccctaggcccataaaggtgaagtatcatgtagtcgacgttcacatgacaccactagaagaataacaccacaacttaaatatcaaaccattgaatattactcaacatagttcactactaacatttagacttcacccatgtcctcaagaactaaacgaactactcacaagacatcatatggaacatgatcagaggtgatatgatgatgaataacaatctgaacataaaccttggttcaatggtttcactcaatagcatcaataacaaggagtaatcaataccgggagagtttcccctaccaaacaatcaagattcaaccctagatgttacagcggtgacgaggtgcagcggtggatatgacggtgacggtggtggagatgatggtgatgatgatcccaatgaagtccagctcgatggtggtgacgatggcgtcgatttccccctccgggagggaatttccccggcggatttcagcctgccggagagctcttttctctctggtgttttccgccccgcagaggcggctgtgtctcctcgcgattattctctggagcttaggttttcggggagaagaagtacgcgaaagagaggcggccgaagggggctgtgggccccctccccacaaggcggcgcggccagggcagggcccgcgccggcctatggggggcccatggcggccctcctcggctcctccttctggctggcttattcttctggaaaaataagatcttcggtgtaatttccgtcaattgttgatcttcagaaatattgcattccgacagaGTGCTTTTTCCAggcagaatcccgactccggtgagtgattctccaataatcatgaaacatgcaaaataggtgaaataacataagtatcatctctaaatatgaaatatatcaatgaataacagtaaattatgatataaaatagtgatgcaaaatggacgtatcaactccccccaagcttagacttcgcttgtccccaagcgaaactgaactcagtaaacaagaccacatgtttatggggtgaatagtcgataaataaaatacggacaagaagcatcatattgattcacacaaaacATTCTAGTGCACAacctcctcatataattcaacttgaaacaagtagaaggaaatcaccaataaaggtgcataggaaatcataattggtgatggcaaacttcattcttggtcaaagaacagttaatagattgtacttatttatcgagcaacgctcttatattaaagcttatagcaaaacttgcatactcaatcataataatctcctcataatcattgataaccttcaaagctatattcaatcggataaaacttgtactaaacaaggaagaataaaaggcatgattaagtagatcacagtataaatgatttgatcacaacaactcaattgcttgcttaagatagagggaaataggtttactgactcaacataaagtaaaagataggcccttcgcagagggaagcagggattaaatcatgtgctagagctttttatgttttgaaatcatatagagagcataaaagtaaagtttgagaggtgtttgttgttgtcaacgaatggtagtgggtactctaaccccctttccaaacagacttccaaagagcggctcccatgaaggacgttatctctaccagcaaggtagatcatcccccttctcttttgtttacacatgtactttagtttatttaaggatgacactcctcccaacctttgttttctcaagccatggctaaccgaatcctcgggtgccttccaacatttcacataccatggaggagtgtctattgcaaaattaagttgcttactgatgaatcagggcaaaacatgtgaagagagttattaatgaaagttgattaattggggctgggaaccccgttgccaactctttttgcaaaattataggataagtggatgaagccactagtccattagtgaaagctgcccaacaagattgagagataaaacaccacatacttcctcatgagctataaaacattgacacaaataagaggtaataacttttgaattgtttaaaggtagcacatgaagtatttacttggattgGCAGGGAAatgccacatagtaggtagttatggtggacactgatggcgtaggtttggtttaagggtttggatgcacgagaagcattccctctcagtacaggtctttggttagcaaggttgattagcaagcataagagttgagggaaacaaacaaatatacatgtgatagaaacaatcatgcatcttccttgtaagcacaaacaattttaacttcagaatactaagctaggagctaacaagaaagaaagataatgaaataacatatctacatgtatttcctcttttctacttaaactcaaagtgttgttgctattgaccaatgctaagtttgccaaaaccaaataggttactcaatgctcccaaagtgataccaatactaacaacaatatcaatcatataatatagattgcaaactaaaataagatgtgcaatatgtaaatgataaaacttcccattaatattccataacgataactcacaccaagggatacatatacaaccaactaaagagagatacttccacactgcaaccatcttatatgataacttccctactcatgatatgacacta contains the following coding sequences:
- the LOC124652292 gene encoding coniferyl alcohol acyltransferase-like; this translates as MANDDHRVRVLSRRIVKASGSSVTVAPRVLAVSNLDLLPRSVPGSLFCAYRKPSAGGFGDVVTTFEAKLPSLLDHFLLLTGRIVANPRSGRPEVHCNNQGAELVVGEVGVALASLDYGDLGASLARTGVPVQYGADIALSVQLVSFACGGFAVAWGSNHVLVDGYSGCLVANAWSQLVRSGTIPATETPNHDRSVFRPRATPSYGSSVGELFMPSESEHLVNALTNECSFVRRTYYVDLQDVATLQAQASREDAAAGERGATRLEAVSAYLWKIFAAVVGESDERCRMGWWVDGRRRLTAAGYEAAAMRNYVGNVTTFAVAEASVDAIQRRPLPDVASMVRESIKSTATGEHFQELTDWVEEHKAAKYVERATVGFGSPVLAVSAFTSFNFDTDFGFGHAALVMPTSVNSGRPCCGLMRIIALPGGNGWLIGMSVWPRLAAAFDSDKHRIFKPLSAEHLGLGQHSRL